A single window of Acidimicrobiia bacterium DNA harbors:
- the lexA gene encoding transcriptional repressor LexA yields the protein MIVDRLTPRQRQVLETVEEFTTTHGYPPSVREIGKILGLKSPSSVHSHLSSLERLGYIRRDEAKTRAIVLLESGDSSDEFDERPMRRVPLVGDVAAGTDVLAEQNIEELIPVPTDFTGEGELFMLRVRGDSMIDAGILDGDYVVVRSESTVNNGDIVVTGIPGEEATVKTWTTRNGRVFLLPANAQLSPMEFDPSEVRVFGRVVTVMRRL from the coding sequence ATGATTGTTGATCGGCTGACACCACGTCAGCGCCAAGTTCTTGAAACAGTTGAAGAGTTCACTACTACTCATGGGTATCCACCATCGGTTCGCGAAATCGGCAAAATCCTTGGTCTTAAATCACCGTCAAGTGTTCACTCACACCTGTCTTCCCTTGAGCGTTTGGGCTACATCCGTCGCGACGAAGCAAAAACTCGTGCCATCGTACTTTTAGAATCGGGCGATTCAAGCGATGAATTCGATGAACGGCCTATGCGCCGAGTGCCCCTCGTCGGTGATGTAGCTGCCGGTACCGACGTATTAGCCGAACAAAACATCGAAGAACTGATCCCCGTGCCCACCGATTTTACCGGTGAAGGCGAGCTTTTTATGTTGAGGGTGCGGGGCGATTCAATGATCGACGCTGGCATTCTCGACGGCGACTACGTGGTGGTGCGCTCGGAAAGCACGGTCAACAACGGCGACATTGTGGTGACCGGCATTCCAGGGGAAGAAGCCACCGTAAAAACATGGACCACCAGAAATGGTCGGGTCTTCCTCTTGCCCGCGAATGCGCAGCTTTCTCCCATGGAATTCGATCCCAGTGAGGTAAGGGTCTTCGGTCGCGTTGTCACTGTAATGCGACGTCTGTAA
- the nrdR gene encoding transcriptional regulator NrdR, with protein MKCPSCGRLEDKVVDSRQADDGVSIRRRRQCLACNRRFTTFERVEEQPLMVLKRSGQRVPFDPNKIITGVQAAAKSRPVSADDLTSLAQKVEDSLRLAGNETTSEAIGLAVLSQLRELDHVAYLRFASVYKGFEGPADFEREAAVLTKSTAPKSREGEA; from the coding sequence GTGAAGTGCCCATCGTGTGGCAGGTTAGAAGATAAAGTTGTCGATTCGCGCCAGGCTGATGATGGCGTGTCAATCAGGCGAAGACGTCAATGCCTAGCTTGCAACCGTCGTTTCACCACTTTTGAAAGGGTTGAAGAGCAGCCACTGATGGTGCTAAAGCGGTCCGGGCAGCGGGTGCCGTTCGATCCCAACAAAATTATTACTGGTGTGCAAGCAGCCGCTAAGTCGCGACCAGTTTCCGCCGACGATCTAACATCCTTGGCTCAAAAAGTAGAAGATTCGCTGCGTTTAGCCGGTAACGAAACCACCAGTGAAGCCATCGGCCTGGCGGTGTTAAGTCAGCTTCGTGAGCTCGATCATGTGGCGTATCTGCGCTTTGCCAGTGTTTACAAAGGTTTCGAAGGCCCAGCCGATTTTGAACGTGAGGCTGCTGTGCTTACGAAATCAACGGCACCAAAATCTCGTGAGGGCGAGGCGTAA